One Danio rerio strain Tuebingen ecotype United States chromosome 22, GRCz12tu, whole genome shotgun sequence genomic window carries:
- the cimap1d gene encoding outer dense fiber protein 3-like protein 2b, with translation MTMSETEKKRPVIAGRERGPGPGRYILPPAIGFVGHDFTKSTSPAYTFHGRMSNNMHNIDCSPGPKYHIDAKLTRFGRDGTPAYSLHGRMENRGGILSTPGPGTYSPEKASLSSTHRKPPSYTMGYRTQYRSIDAVPAPNKYTLPSLIGSNVLTKTSSASYTISARCKSGGLAENWSKTPGPSRYNRTDPSVYLPRQPAFSMLGRHANGREATQVPGPGSHNPEKVTAHKPRPPAFSLGIRHSEFVTPLVVD, from the exons ATGACTATGAGTGAAACAGAAAAGAAGCGTCCAGTCATTGCTGGCAGAGAAAGAG GGCCAGGGCCTGGTCGATATATCCTTCCACCGGCGATTGGCTTTGTGGGCCACGATTTTACCAAGTCAACGAGTCCTGCTTATACCTTTCATGGAAGAATGAGTAACAACA TGCATAACATTGACTGCAGTCCAGGGCCTAAATATCATATTGATGCCAAGCTGACTCGCTTTGGAAGAGACGGCACTCCTGCTTACTCCTTACATGGCAGGATGGAAAATCGAG GTGGGATACTCTCCACACCAGGCCCAGGAACATACAGTCCTGAAAAAGCTTCACTTTCTAGCACCCATCGCAAGCCGCCGTCCTACACCATGGGTTACCGTACTCAGTATCGCTCCATTGATGCTGTGCCGGCCCCAAACAAATACACCCTTCCTTCTCTCATAGGCTCCAATGTCCTGACCAAAACATCCAGTGCCAGTTACACCATCTCTGCAAGATGCAAATCTGGGGGTCTGGCTGAGAACTGGTCCAAAACTCCAGGTCCCAGTAGATATAACCGCACAGATCCCAGTGTCTACCTGCCAAGGCAGCCAGCATTCTCCATGTTGGGTAGACATGCTAATGGAAGGGAGGCCACACAAGTTCCTGGTCCTGGAAGTCATAACCCTGAGAAAGTGACTGCGCACAAGCCCAGGCCTCCTGCTTTCTCTTTAGGCATCAGGCATTCTGAGTTCGTCACTCCTTTAGTAGTAGATTAG
- the cimap1d gene encoding outer dense fiber protein 3-like protein 2b isoform X1 — protein sequence MSNNMHNIDCSPGPKYHIDAKLTRFGRDGTPAYSLHGRMENRGGILSTPGPGTYSPEKASLSSTHRKPPSYTMGYRTQYRSIDAVPAPNKYTLPSLIGSNVLTKTSSASYTISARCKSGGLAENWSKTPGPSRYNRTDPSVYLPRQPAFSMLGRHANGREATQVPGPGSHNPEKVTAHKPRPPAFSLGIRHSEFVTPLVVD from the exons ATGAGTAACAACA TGCATAACATTGACTGCAGTCCAGGGCCTAAATATCATATTGATGCCAAGCTGACTCGCTTTGGAAGAGACGGCACTCCTGCTTACTCCTTACATGGCAGGATGGAAAATCGAG GTGGGATACTCTCCACACCAGGCCCAGGAACATACAGTCCTGAAAAAGCTTCACTTTCTAGCACCCATCGCAAGCCGCCGTCCTACACCATGGGTTACCGTACTCAGTATCGCTCCATTGATGCTGTGCCGGCCCCAAACAAATACACCCTTCCTTCTCTCATAGGCTCCAATGTCCTGACCAAAACATCCAGTGCCAGTTACACCATCTCTGCAAGATGCAAATCTGGGGGTCTGGCTGAGAACTGGTCCAAAACTCCAGGTCCCAGTAGATATAACCGCACAGATCCCAGTGTCTACCTGCCAAGGCAGCCAGCATTCTCCATGTTGGGTAGACATGCTAATGGAAGGGAGGCCACACAAGTTCCTGGTCCTGGAAGTCATAACCCTGAGAAAGTGACTGCGCACAAGCCCAGGCCTCCTGCTTTCTCTTTAGGCATCAGGCATTCTGAGTTCGTCACTCCTTTAGTAGTAGATTAG
- the cks2 gene encoding cyclin-dependent kinases regulatory subunit 2 isoform X1, translating to MSSGKKQIYYSDKYSDEEYEYRHVMLPKQLSKLVPSSHLMSEEEWRGLGVQQSQGWIHYMIHKPEPHILLFRRPLPKE from the exons ATGTCTTCAGGGAAAAAGCAGATTTACTATTCCGACAAGTATTCTGACGAAGAATACGAGTACAG ACATGTTATGCTTCCCAAACAGCTTTCCAAATTGGTGCCTTCCTCGCATTTAATGTCAGAGGAGGAATGGAGAGGACTGGGAGTCCAGCAAAGTCAGGGCTGGATTCATTACATGATCCATAAACCAG AGCCTCACATCCTGCTATTCCGAAGGCCGCTTCCCAAGGAATGA